The region ACACGAGGCTCCCGCTTTAGGAAACAGCAAAGTCCAGCTGGCTCTTCCTAGCCCAAAAAGGGGTCCTGGATCCGACTGGGGAACTTGAGAGAACTCTGACCTGCAGTCTTGACTCAGGTCGTGCATAGCTGCCCTGGAATTACGTGTGAGCCTAGAAGGATCATCGATCTTCAGGAGACAGGTCTTCATGCTGCAGCAATGGTATGACGGCCATGTTACTGCCAAAGCGATGTCCACTAGGCAATCCTTGGATCAAGCTCCAAAACTAGGAATTTGGCAATGAAATCGAGTTTGACGTACTTGTACGCTAGATTCTCTATCCAGTATAGTGAAGTAAAGCACCTTTGGGTTAAAAATATTAAGCGCCACAGCAACTCGACTTCCGCTCTCTATGTGGTTTTCCTTAGGTCTCCATGGTTCCACAGCAACTTGACTTCAGTTCTCTATGTGATTTTTCATGGCTTAATAAAATGTTctgttgccaaaaaaaaaaaaaaaaaggatcagtcCGTGGAGTCCAGACTTTCTGCTGGAGGGGCGTATTTCAACCTAAAAGTtcctggagagaaagagagagagaaagagagagagagaaagagagagagaggagagggtgaagcCTGAGTCAGTTATAGAAGTGCACACACCACCCACCTGCTCTGAGATGCCACTCAGGACTGACCGCACCCATGCACAGCCGCAGTCATGCGCAAAAGAGCACCACCGCCCATGTCTCAGTGCCTTGGGTCTTTCTCTGGGCATAGGACTTACACTCAAACCGGCTGCACGCATGGGCAGGGAAGGCCTGGACTGAGCAGATGCAGGACAGCTCTGGGAAGGGAGGTGGCACCCTGCACACTACTGCCTTTCTCGAGCCACAGGTATTGACTAGGCTTCAAAAAGTTCTGCAGGTGGTGAGGATCATTGGAAACTGCACACCAGAGATGGAGGTGCTGGGGACCCAGAGCTGGATAAAGTGGGACCAATTTTCCTAACCATACTGAAATTTTCCCAAAACAAATAGGAGTGAGCCTTGGTGAGCCTGGCATGTGTTAAtcatcccagcattctggaggctgagagcAGACAGGACACCAAAAGACTAAACCTGGCATATTGCAGTAGACACTTCGATGTGAAGAACACAGATAACAGGAAATAAACAacgggaaggagggaggcagctgCCACACAGCTGCACCGAGCAGACAGACCAGCAGAGGGGGCTACGGAGGCAAGGGACTCCTTAAGTGACTGCTCAGTCCTTCATTTTCACAACTCTCCCAGGAGGTGGCAGCAACCCCTGGCTGCACATCCAGCTCATTCTGTTAAGGTAAAGAGGCTCTGAGGTTCTTGTTGCTTTGGGGCAGGGATGTGTATAGGTGTGTTCATGCGTACAAGTgacaacagaggccagaagaggggagtGGACTCCCTAGATCTGaaatcacaggcagttgtgaaggGCCCAGGAACTAGCCTGGGTTTCGTTAAATACACTGCCTCTAAAAACAAGTTTACTGTTTTCAACAAGCCAAGCAGCCATGGGCACTTGTCCCAGGAGCCACAAGCAACAGAGCAAGGAGGCCGAGGCTCCTCCTGGTGTGTTTACCTTGCCGGTTGAAGTCCATGGACGGTTGCTTGCAGTCCTGTGCACGGTGGCCAGTGGCCCCACAGTTGTAACAGGACAAATTCCCACTCTTTTTGTGACTGGAGCCATTGCTGCTGCCCACCAGGCCTTGGGCTTGGTGCACCCCCGCTGTCCCCGTCATGAAGTGCTGCATGGGTGGCACTGCGAACGTGGACTGCCCACCTAGGACAGGGTCTGGAGTCACACTGCCATTGTAGGCTGTGTGTaccacagggaaggcagagccaCCACCGTACTGCTGGGTACTGACATAGCCATTGCCACACATGGGACTGAAgggcaggaaagggaaggtgAACATGGACGGCACCGAGAATGGGTGCTGGAAGTAGTTGGCGTAGCTGACCGTCAGGCCGTTGGAGCCACAGCTGCCACTGCACCCACAGGACGTGCAGACAATGCAGCCTGGTGGGGGGGGTGCGGGCTGGGGGGGTGCGGGGggctgctgatggtggtggtggtggtggtggctctgACTGGAGGCAGGAATGTTTCCTGGGGAGCTGCTGCCAGCACCGCCACTGTAGAAGCTGCTTTCGGggacagaagagagggcagggctggagCTGGGGGCTGGGCAGCTGGGTAGAGTGGCCATGCTGGCAAAAGAGGTGGAGGGGTGGCTGCTGGGGGAGGCAGTGTTGCTATTGGCGCAGAAGCTGCCCTGCAGTGGGCCCACGGGCACACTGCTCACTGCAGAGAAGGCAACTTTGGTGTTGGCTGTGTACAGAGCATTCCGGGGGTTCAGTATTGCAGGGGGCACGCTGATCTGCCCGTTGTTGGGACAAGAAGTCTGCCCAGAGATGGCGGTGTCATCAGGAACAGAGGACGACAGCAGCAGCTTGATGGGCGGCCGGGCCACGTGCAGGACAGTGCTCGGTGTCCCTGTGGCGGCTGAGCTGGTCTCCACAGTCAAGGCCGGCtgctgtgctgtcttcagcacCCTGTCCAGTGTGGCTGCATGCACAACTTTGGCCCGGGGACCAAAGGAGACAGTGGGTGACACAGAGGTGTTCTCTACCAGGCCCGAGAGGCCCTGCACTGGTGGGTGAGGTGCTGCTGAGGGCAGTGTGTCCAGCACAGCCCCGCCGAAACTCTTGTCCACTTTCGTGCCACTTCTAGGAGCAggtccctttcccctctcctccagagACAGAAGGGAGTGGACAGAAGACGAGAGGAGCTTCACGTCCGTGCTGCCTCTGTCTGACTTGTGCACCGAGTTCAGCATGCGGACAGGCGCCAGGTGTGGAGCTGCAGGCATGAGCTGTGCGGGCAGAGGGTGGTGGCCCGCAGGGCTGGAGCCGGTCTCGTTCTGCACAGGCAGAACCTGGGCTGTGGGTCTTGCCGAGCTGGACGGGAAGTGAGCCAGAAGCATCACGGGCTTCTCCTTCTCAGTGCCCTCAACATGGATGTCCACACCTGAGGACGGGGAAGACGTTAGCAGGGTAACTGCAGGCTCGGTAGGTGGGGAGGACACAGATCACACACAGGAGTCTTACGTCTATCGCTCTCCTCGGCGCTGTCCGAGCTCTCCTCTCGAGCCTGCACACCCATGGGGCTAGAGGAGGAACTGGAATACTCGGAGGAGCTGCCTTCTCGGGGCAGCTGGTGAGCCGGCGGCTCCACCTCCACCCGCAGCTCTGTGGAGAAGGCAGGTAGAGGTCAACAGCTGCGTAGCCCGTGCCCACAGGCAGAAGAATCCCGCCTGCCATGACACCAGGAAGCAGGGCCCCAGCCAAAGTCAGACCAAGCTCCAAGAATCTTGAAAACTGCACTAAGCACTCAAGGCCGTATGTTAGGTGACACATCAAAGGGGGTAgtgcttctttttaaatgtattttcatttcactcGCATTTGTTTTTCCTGCATTTACACCTGTTCaaggacactggatcccctggagctggagtcacaggcagttgtaagctgccatgtgggtgctgggaattgaacctgggtcctctggaagagcagccagtgctctaaccattgagccatctctccagcaccaaaggGGAACTTGTGACTCAGGCTAATACACTCAGTGTGGAGGGCCAGCCAGTGTGGGGGCACCCTGCTCCATGCTGTAGAGGAGAGAGCACGGCCCCCTAGGGTCCAAGGCACTGTCCAGTGCAAACTGACTCCTTCCCAGTTTGCACTGCACTGCTCATCTCAGGGCGCTTCCTGCATGGCATTTACGGCTCATGCAAGGTGGGTGCCTGCCCAGTGGAGGGGAGCCATTCCTCTCTGGACTGAATCTCGCTCCCCCTACAGGATAAGCGTTCAGATCTAACACTGCTACCCAAATAGCCTTCAGCCAAGCACCGTGTCTGGTGTCCAGGGCCACCTATGCAGTTACTCGCCTGTACTAGACACTACTGAGTCAGAATAAAGAAAGTTACCTTTTGAAACctgtaaatataaaacaagagTGACCGGAAGCCTAAATTCTTCCAAGGTCAAAACGCACGACATCAGGCctgtacacatgccacacacctCAATTACAAGGTCTCACACACCTGAAGCGTGGCTGCTCCGCCCAGGCTGCACAGGCCCCACGTGGCTGGTGGGGGTGACTCGAGCCACTCCACTGCTGGTGACCAAGGATGGGGCTGAGGAGTTGAGGCACCGTCTCTCTGACTTCTCCCTGTAAATGACAAGCACAGTGGTCTCCAGACAGGTGCACCCTTGTGATGCTGACTCTTACCCGAGAACTGGGGAAGGAGTAAGGTAACCTGGACACCGACGTTTTAAAACCTGCAGGTGCTAACACCACTTGGCACACGAGAAACTAAAATGAACACAGTTCGTTCTGTGTTGATTTgatgttttgagacacagtctcactatgtagcccaggctacctcaAATCCAATCCCCAAGCTCCAGCCTAAGTACTAGGATTGCACTGTGGCCACGCCCAGCAAAGCACACACcaaaggatttctttctttcttcttttgtttttcaagacagggtttctctgtatagtccaggctgtcctaaaactcactctgtagaccaggttgacctcaaacaaGAGGTCcgcctcctcctgagtgctgggataaaggtgttCACCCCACCCCAGCATACGTCAAATGACATCATGCTTACTTCTCCAGCTCCAACTGAGTCTTGAGCTTTTTCTTTGCTCCCATGGTGAGGGACTCAAATTTATTCAGATCTTCTTCAGTAAGGCTCAGAAACTTgcataagagaaacaaaaaggcAGTTACGGAGATGACCACAAGAACTCTGGAAGTGGCGGGAAGCTGAGAGAGTAACAGACTAAAGGGATAGCAAACAGAAGCCTGAGGCCCTGACAGCACTTCCCAAGGCTCTCAG is a window of Rattus rattus isolate New Zealand chromosome 17, Rrattus_CSIRO_v1, whole genome shotgun sequence DNA encoding:
- the Zcchc14 gene encoding zinc finger CCHC domain-containing protein 14 isoform X2 is translated as MVEKRCPLQRDGVYRWFSELPSPQRVEFLCGLLDLCIPLELRFLGSCLEDLARKDYHSLRDSEIKANNPADLGSLTNLTDEVVRSKLLVSLALLGSEQREAAGVLYRTLTHTDSIIHNYGLQLNEGRTGDEFLLLFTMASNHPAFSFHQKQVLRQELTQIQSSLNGGGGSGGGGGGGGGGGKSAPGPSGALPTCSACHKMAPRTETPVSSISNSLENALHTSAHSTEEALPKRPLGKHGKVSVEKIDLKGLSHTKSDRGVECSFEVLWSDSSVTSVTKSSSEVTEFISKLSQLCPEENLDKLIPCLAGPDSFYVERNHVDLEAGLRFLASIPAHTLKHEHVRKFFSASSPSQQLQSPSPGNPSPPKVGAMMGVSGRPVCGVAGIPSSQSSTQHHLQHSAGSSASLPHCSHTGGAGPALAYRTQVDNSPSILMPSGLQAPQPQEQNGILDWLRKLRLHKYYPVFKQLTMEKFLSLTEEDLNKFESLTMGAKKKLKTQLELEKEKSERRCLNSSAPSLVTSSGVARVTPTSHVGPVQPGRSSHASELRVEVEPPAHQLPREGSSSEYSSSSSSPMGVQAREESSDSAEESDRRVDIHVEGTEKEKPVMLLAHFPSSSARPTAQVLPVQNETGSSPAGHHPLPAQLMPAAPHLAPVRMLNSVHKSDRGSTDVKLLSSSVHSLLSLEERGKGPAPRSGTKVDKSFGGAVLDTLPSAAPHPPVQGLSGLVENTSVSPTVSFGPRAKVVHAATLDRVLKTAQQPALTVETSSAATGTPSTVLHVARPPIKLLLSSSVPDDTAISGQTSCPNNGQISVPPAILNPRNALYTANTKVAFSAVSSVPVGPLQGSFCANSNTASPSSHPSTSFASMATLPSCPAPSSSPALSSVPESSFYSGGAGSSSPGNIPASSQSHHHHHHHQQPPAPPQPAPPPPGCIVCTSCGCSGSCGSNGLTVSYANYFQHPFSVPSMFTFPFLPFSPMCGNGYVSTQQYGGGSAFPVVHTAYNGSVTPDPVLGGQSTFAVPPMQHFMTGTAGVHQAQGLVGSSNGSSHKKSGNLSCYNCGATGHRAQDCKQPSMDFNRQEHFIKP
- the Zcchc14 gene encoding zinc finger CCHC domain-containing protein 14 isoform X1 — protein: MVEKRCPLQRDGVYRWFSELPSPQRVEFLCGLLDLCIPLELRFLGSCLEDLARKDYHSLRDSEIKANNPADLGSLTNLTDEVVRSKLLVSLALLGSEQREAAGVLYRTLTHTDSIIHNYGLQLNEGRTGDEFLLLFTMASNHPAFSFHQKQVLRQELTQIQSSLNGGGGSGGGGGGGGGGGKSAPGPSGALPTCSACHKMAPRTETPVSSISNSLENALHTSAHSTEEALPKRPLGKHGKVSVEKIDLKGLSHTKSDRGVECSFEVLWSDSSVTSVTKSSSEVTEFISKLSQLCPEENLDKLIPCLAGPDSFYVERNHVDLEAGLRFLASIPAHTLKHEHVRKFFSASSPSQQLQSPSPGNPSPPKVGAMMGVSGRPVCGVAGIPSSQSSTQHHLQHSAGSSASLPHCSHTGGAGPALAYRTQVDNSPSILMPSGLQAPQPQEQNGILDWLRKLRLHKYYPVFKQLTMEKFLSLTEEDLNKFESLTMGAKKKLKTQLELEKEKSERRCLNSSAPSLVTSSGVARVTPTSHVGPVQPGRSSHASELRVEVEPPAHQLPREGSSSEYSSSSSSPMGVQAREESSDSAEESDRRVDIHVEGTEKEKPVMLLAHFPSSSARPTAQVLPVQNETGSSPAGHHPLPAQLMPAAPHLAPVRMLNSVHKSDRGSTDVKLLSSSVHSLLSLEERGKGPAPRSGTKVDKSFGGAVLDTLPSAAPHPPVQGLSGLVENTSVSPTVSFGPRAKVVHAATLDRVLKTAQQPALTVETSSAATGTPSTVLHVARPPIKLLLSSSVPDDTAISGQTSCPNNGQISVPPAILNPRNALYTANTKVAFSAVSSVPVGPLQGSFCANSNTASPSSHPSTSFASMATLPSCPAPSSSPALSSVPESSFYSGGAGSSSPGNIPASSQSHHHHHHHQQPPAPPQPAPPPPGCIVCTSCGCSGSCGSNGLTVSYANYFQHPFSVPSMFTFPFLPFSPMCGNGYVSTQQYGGGSAFPVVHTAYNGSVTPDPVLGGQSTFAVPPMQHFMTGTAGVHQAQGLVGSSNGSSHKKSGNLSCYNCGATGHRAQDCKQPSMDFNRQGTFRLKYAPPAESLDSTD